Part of the Zygotorulaspora mrakii chromosome 2, complete sequence genome, gataatacAATACCCAGTTCAAAATGATTCCTAAGGCTCCAAATGTGACGTAGTTAAGAAGAGAGGTTCCCGTGAACTCATTGGCTTTATTCAGTATGAACAGTCTCAAGAAAATTGTGAAAGCATACGTTATCCAGCCAATGAATCCTAATGTGACAATTGTTCTGATAAACCTCCAATTATACGTGGTCAGATAATGCAATCCATCCAATGTATTCTTCATCAGCTCTTCGGTTAACAGAATCGCTTTCGGCTCCAATGCTGTTTCACCCATAGCAATTCTACTTAACAACTTCTCAATTTCAATCAAATATTGGCTATGGTTTTTCTCAACAAATCCCCCATATTCCTTATAAACAAACTGAGAATTTATAACTTCCTTTTCCTTCACTAAATATTGTTCCAGGACGCTTTTAGCGTTATTGTAAAGACCATGTAGTTTTTGGCTTTCTTCACCATCAACGTAGTTCAAAGGTAGTTCACCGACAGAGTTAACGGGATAGTTTACGCCAATTAAATAGGACATTAAGGATGTGAGATCAGCTTGATTGATGTCGTTTCGTTTGATATCCCCCAGTTCCCATGTTTCTGTgtaattatcaaaaattggaacTTTATTTTGCACTGGTTTGTTTAAGCCAGCACCCCATGCAACAAGAGGGGTTCTGGTATTATTTGGATGACCATCACCATGAGATCCGAATGCGCTCATGCCGTGGTCGGCGGTAAAAATGAATGCACTATCTTgatcattaaaaaaattgtttacCTTATAGACCAAAGTTGAAACTTGATCATCGATGTATTTCACATTATCATAGTATTCAGCAGAGTAAGGTCTGTATGAATGTCCTGCAGTATCACATCCTAATAAGTGAAGGAAGAATACGTTACCTTCttgtcttatttcttcatttaGATCTGGATCATGAGTAGCATTTTTTAGAAGTTGATCGAAATGTCTAAAGACGAATGCATCCAGTTCAATGGAGGATTGAGTAAAGTCTTCATACTCGTGACCATACATCCATGTGTCCATTTTGTCACTAGAATCGCGGGTCTTGAACATTGGTAAAATATCTGGCGATCCCATTGCGTAAGTATGAGTTGACTGATTAAAAAAGCTGTCAAAATCGACAGGATTTTCTTGCCACCCTTTCGTCACTGCACTTACGTCTTCGTAAAATCCTGCGATCATTGCTATATGGCCTGGGCGTGACTCAGTTGGCATCCTAGTGTGCGATACTCCATATGTAGCATTATTCAGAACCAAAGATCTGATATAAGGtgccaaaaaatctgtCTCACCCGTTTCCGGGTGTGTTACCTTGTCGAATGTAGTATCTGCACGTAATCCATCGCCAACAATGAGAAATAACCTCTTGGCTGGCGGGCTTTCTGTACTACGGTACTGTTGCATGCCATGAACCAATGGCGATACGAAATATATATCGAAAATCGACCATAAATAGAAGAGATGGAATAAAACTCCAACAAAAATTAGTGCCAGCCTATGCCTGTTCCACATCACTATTGTTGTTTGTCCAATTCGATACTCAATGGCTTCGTGTCGCCTCAAATACTACGGCGATGAGGtccatatatatatattcgAGTCTTTCAGATTTATGAGAACGAGTTGCGTACAGGTGTCAATGAGAACTGCGCGCGTCGCGAAACGCAAATACCtcaaaggtgaaaaaaactataTATAAGTTTTAGAAGGCAATAGCAGGCCTATATTCATGTTCGCCACCCTCGGTGAATTTACTGGGGTGAACCTTTGTACAAGTTATTGAGAAGATTGGCAAAACTTTGGGCCACAATGCGCTGCCTACTATTAATTTCGGCAAGCTTGGAGACAACTTCAAAATCGAAGTCCTTGCAAGAGACCCAGTTCCCTGCATTCTCAACTTTAAGCAGTTTATCACCCAAAATCTTGTCAGCTTCTAGCCTCTCAGATAAACTCTGTAGAAGCTCTTGCTTAAGAAAGTTTGATTTAGCATTGAACTCTTTAACATACTGTTTGCACCTTTCCATTTGAGATTTATTCAAAACATTGCATTGAAAATTGGGCATCGCAGGTAAATCTAAATCGATAGCTTTGGAGGTTATCTTATACTGGTGCAGCGGGATGATTTCGGGCCTGTAAATTTTCGGAAGAGGCTGATTGACAGGCATGTACAGATTTTCTTCTAGGTTTGTAGGTATTTTGCTAGCGGCTGACTCGTTCTGGCGGCTATGATGATGACCTTTACTTTCTGAAGAATTCATATCTATTTCAGGGGACTCCTCCTTGAAATTTAATTTCGCTTTTTTGATGACAGGAACCGTATTCAATGTATCGCTAACCTTTCTCATATCAAACAAGTCATTGTCAATGGGCAATGAATCTTTCAGATCGTCCAACTTTATACTTTGTGATTCGGCTTTTCGTATTTTTGCTGCTTTGATGGAATCAACTGTCAACTCgatctcatttttttctgtttttaatttcttttcttcatccttAAAATTACTTAATATGTTCTTCAGAGTATCCCAACTTTCTGACATATCGGCACCTTCTGTATTTGATGCTCTTTTCACAGGTGAAACAGATCTCCTCTCGTGTGTTCTAGCTTCATGTTTCGTCCTGGCATAGTGGCGATGTCGATTGTTGGCGAATGGAGAGCCAGGTAAATGCTCAAATGGATCTGAAGAGTTGGCTTTGTGTAATTTAGATCGTACGGCCGTTCCGTTTTCATCACTGGATTCCTTCTCTTCGCTTTTGGGAGGCTCGCTACGTTTTTCGCTGATATCTTCAGTGTTTATGTGATGAGGCGGAGtgccattatttttattgttAAAGATGGAGCTCGATTTCTCGGTTTTCGTTTCACTCTTGTGAGGagatctttgatttctttggtAGTTCTTAAGATTGAAGGATTGGAAAATGGGAACCCTCGAATGTGAGTTAAATGTTGGATGGGCCTCGTTTCCAGTGCCGAACCCATATGGTTGTTGTTCGTAAGGCCTGTGGTTATAGTTTTTTGACGGCCTGTTTTTTTGAGGTGTCTTTAAATTATTTTCGTCCTTATGAAAGTCTTCGCCTGCGCCCCCAGTCAGACCATCGTAGCGATGACAGTTATTTCGCGGTTTATACTCTGTCAACCCCTTGGCAACCAACGTGGAATCGTATCTtaatttcttctctctATCCATTAGAATAGAGTACGCGTTATTAATTACTTTGAAGAGCTCAGCAGCCGAATCAGACTTCGACTTATCAGGGTGCAGCTCTCGTGCTAGTTTTCTGTACGATTTTTGAACCTCTGCATCAGTAGCACTAGAAGTAAGTCCTAGAGAGGAGTAAAATGTGGTAACATCCAGTTTAATTTTCAACGTTTGCGTCATTGAACCCAATTTCTACCTATCTACTCCTGTAGAAGCTAGTTGAATCAGACCCCAGTGGTCACTTTCACAAAAGACGTGATATAGTCATGTTGTGactattcaaaatcatgTTTATCGATGATATTTTTCGACTAAATTATTTTAGTTACACCAAAACGTAAATACCCAAAGGAGCGAAGTCACATGACTTCTCGGTACTAATGACATGACAGTGTATACCAAACACACAGTCAGGTATAAAGATCTCACGCTGTAGATGCCATTCTGATCATTCATTTTAGAGTGGTTCCAGATGGCACAGGGTAGCTTTCGCTCTCAAGCACCCTTAAATTCCCGGCGCAACGGGATGAAGATCCGCATGTATGAAATATCCTGGACGcaacagaaaaaagaacCTATATGGACCTATGGAGATCCCCAAATATcagaatattttttattcttgaaTGAAAACGAGAATTATATCTTTACTCCTCTCTAACACGTTATTGCGATCTGAtgaatttacaaaaataatACAACTCCGATGCGGGGAGTCGAACCCCGGTCTCCACGGTGAAAGCGAGGTGTGATAGCCGTTACACTACATCGGATTATTGATATACATTTGTTTTCCATGTTTGAAGCGTAGATACTATATGGCTCTGATCATTTGACAActtcctcaatttttctttttgtcGTGCAACTCCGCAGTTGGACACTAATTTGTGGGGGGGAGAACAAACGAAATGAGCAAGTTTTTGTCTGCCACGTTACCTACACAGACTGAATGACTTATGCGTAGTGCATGATACTAACGTAATTAAATGCGTCATCTGTCCACATGTGGCTACTACCTATCATACTGCAAGAGCTTACAATTCCCCATCTTTGCGGTGAGGAATACTCAGCATTATCGCAATCTATTCCGGATACGCGCGACGCAAAAACAAGGTAGAGCTAAaccttttttattttgaaaagaactgACGTATCATTTCCAAGGGAGTTCAAATCCTTTGGGGACCGTATTCATTGCGTTGGCGCCGtgatattttattttgtaTCATGTCTTGACTTAAATACCATAGTACCGTCGGTAACAGCactttatattttgaactTGGCTCCCAGCAATAATAACAATCGTAAGTAAAACATCAGCGATGAAACAGAGTTTATTGTCCAGAATACAGCAAGGTATCCATTTGCCACACAACAGCGTACCACGCCAGCATAGTCCCTACGCACCTACAGCCAAAAATCTCACCGTGAATGCAATAATCGCATATTTGTACGGATATGGAGCATTCGCTATGTACAAAGATTACAGTAGGACAAAATCCAGTGCGATGCGGCTACCTAGGAACCCCGAAGCCTCTCTGCCTTCGACGTTTGAGGGCAGGAAGGAAAGCGTTCATGATAAGCCTAACCGCGTATTCAACTCCGATGAGATGAAGGAAGCCCAAATTTCGACACCGATGAGAGTCTTGAAATCATTGACGTACGGTGatatttctgaaatttcaGTTGCATGGGGGGTTTTAATTCAACTATGCAATACAGCGCATGCCACATATGGAGTCAAGTCGTGGATTTTCAGATCAAGCGTATTGGGAGTTCTTGGGTTCCCTCCTTTGGCTTACTATTGGTTTAGATCGACTTtatttgagaaagaaagCGCCGGTGTGATTATCAACTGATGTATATAGGTGAGTGACCTTTTTTAGGAATCCAAACGTCTGAATTGAAGAGACATTTATTTGtacacatttttttgttttatatccaatatatttatatatatttttatgaAAATTTATGCAAAGTTAACGATTTGCTGAAGAACTGTAAGTACTGTACGGACTCATAATTGTGTTTCtgaattgttttcttgatacGTTCAAATGCaatctgaagaaaaagtaatAACTAATGTACAATGCCGATGCTATATTTAACCACGTTGAAATCCCACTGATTTCGCcgttttcattgaaaagaagatcTGCTGCTTAACAGTCGACCAAATCAATGACTTCCAAATGGACTGGATGACATTGTTCACCCAGGGATTCATCGTACAAGTTGTAGAAGCTACCTGATAGACATTGGAAGAAAACATCATTGTCACCAATAGCCAAGTTACCTTCTGGGGTGATGGACCAGCCAGCAGCGTAAATAGCGCCAGCTTGTGGAGTTGGACCATCAAATTGGAATTGTCTGTTTGCAACAATGGAACCAATTCTATTCTTGTTATCGGTTAAAATACCACCTTTCAAGTTCATTTCCAGGGTACCTTCAGTTTTGCAAGCGGTTGATTTAACTGGATCACTGTTGTCGGAAGGAGCAGAGGAAGTAGTAGCTTGGACTTGTCCATCAGTAATTTGAGAAGCAACCTTTGTGGTTTGAGTTGTTGCTTGAATTTGACCGTCAGTTATTTGAGAGACCGGTGCCGCTGTTGTAGCATTGTGGAAAGCTGGGGACAAAGTTGTGGTAGTAGCTTGGATTTGACCATCACCGATCTGCGATACTGGAGCAGCGGTCTTTGTGGTAGCCTGGATTTGGCCATCACCTATCTGCGATACTGGAGCAGCGCTTGTAGCATTACGGGGAGTTGGGGATAAGGTTGTGGTAGTAGCTTGGATTTGGCCGTCACCGATCTGCGATACTGGAGCAGCGGTCTTTGTGGTAGCCTGGATTTGGCCATCGCCGATCTGCGATACTGGAGCAGCGCTTGTAGCATTACGGGGAGTTGGGGATAAGGTTGTGGTAGTAGCTTGGATTTGGCCGTCACCGATCTGCGATACTGGAGCAGCGGTCTTTGTGGTAGCCTGGATTTGGCCATCGCCTATCTGCGATACTGGAGCAGCGGTCTTTGTGGTAGCTTGGATTTGACCATCACCGATCTGCGATACTGGAGCAGCGGTCTTTGTGGTAGCTTGGATTTGACCATCACCGATCTGCGATACTGGAGCAGCGGTCTTTGTGGTAGCCTGAATTTGGCCGTCGCCGATCTGCGACACGGCATCTCTCTTTGCCATGGAAACAGAGCCAGTTGAGATCGGTTGAACAGCGATACCGAAGGCAGTGGCGTGGTCGGTGGCACCACCGCTGTAAGTAGCGTTGGGTGTCATAGTGGACCAGGTTTGGTTTGGCAAGGACGAAGCCAAGGCCGTGGCGGCTAAGGTAAGTGTTAACAGAGTTTTTTGGTACTGCATTTCAGGCTTGATGATCGATACTTGTGTATTGCTTTGGTTGATGGTTTTTTACACAACTAGCAGAAACATATCTAGGCTAGAATCCAACCGACCTTTTATACTTCAAGAGGCCGTTCGACAATTCGCGATGGCTGATGAACTCAATTTAAAAGATCAAGCAAGCCAGATCGAGAAATCTAGATCATTGGCCGCCGCTACACGCTGCAAGGCTCCGCAACTCGACGCGGCCCTGGGCACTTATTGCAATGGCTTGCCGTCTTCATTTAACGGCCGACCTCGCATGCACCGTTACAAAATCAAAGGGTCTGTTACCATGGAAGCGGCGACCGCCTAATTACAAGAAAACCCAGCTACACGCCTAAAAATAGCTGCAAGCCCAAGAATCTGTGTCGAAACGCAGCTTGGCAACTCTATATTACCCACCTGCCTTGCGGCACTGGTCATTCAATTAATTGTGCCCAACCACTGTCCCTCAACCTTGCttgcttttcaatttacGCCGCCGTGATAAATTAGAGCCCTGTTACCCGCCCCAACCCgcctcttttttttcgcCGTCTCAATCAATACATGTCCAAAGCGGGCCTATCGATAATTGACGCGtgaattttgttttgatttggatCAACAAGTGAAACGTACCCAAGGAGAGTCTTGGCATTGGACAAAAGCGGATTTGCGAGGGAGGGGGCACTCCCAGAGCACTGACGATAGCACCCGACATGCGAAATATAGGATTCCGCTACCGCTCCGCGCGTGCTCCGCTCGTGCTCCGCCTGATTCCTCTTCAATTCCAGCGCATTGCGCCGTGTTTGGTGTGCTTGCATTGCTCTATATATCTCATGCTTGACATTTGTCACCGAAACCAGTAAAAAAGCCTTGTTTCGTTGCTCCTGACATTGCCATAACCAGCCAGCATAGCACATCACACATCTCACACATATGGGTCAGGGACAAATAAGCAACGTAACCCCTCTTCAAAGTGGTTCCCAGTATGTATCAGTTAATTACGTTACCCAGCAAGGAAATAAAATGCAAGACGCGCGCGGATACACATGTTGGGAAAACGTAGCCTGTGCTGGTGATAAAAGCCATTTTTACCCgatatggaaaaaaattgatttatCGAAATCCTTACCCCTCATATTGTTCTAATTATAGTACATACGAAAAGGTATAGTTGAAATTAAAACAGATCATACTGTCAGTGAAAAAAGGCAAAAGAGGCAAATTAAACATAATTTTAGAAACCAGTGAGAAAATGAGGATCAGTGGACAGCCGAGCTTGTTTCGGAAAACATATATAAAGGATTGGGGCGGCAGGAAGAGGGGATGCAGGAGATGGGAGTTTTCAGTTGGAGCTTTTGGGAGGACACCAAGAATAACCTTCAGTTGCTCAGATCCAGTAGAAGCCCTAAGCAATACATTCCACACAGAAATGCAATTCAAGAAGACCATAATCACAACGGCTTTTGCCGCCACAGCCCTGTCTGCTTACGTGCCAAGCGAACCATGGTCCACTTTGACACCCACCGCCACTTACAGCGGCGGTGCCACCGACCACGCCACTGCGTTCGGCATTGCCGTTAATCCGGTCGCCAACTCGTCGTCTGCTTCGCTGGCCAAGAGAGATGGTGTATCCCAGATCGGCGACGGTCAAATCCAGGCTGCCACAACCACGAGGTCCACGGCTGCGCCCGTCTCACAAATCAGCGACGGCCAGATCCAAGCTACTGCCGCTACCAGATCTACCGCTGCACctgtttctcaaatcagCGACGGCCAAATTCAAGCTACCACTGCAACCAGATCTACCGCTGCTcttgtttctcaaatcagCGACGGCCAAATCCAAGCTACCACCGCTACCAGATCTACCGCTGCTCCTGTCTCCCAGATCAGCGACGGTCAAATCCAAGCTACCACCGCTACCAGATCCACCGCTGCTCctgtttctcaaatcagCGACGGTCAAATCCAAGCTACTACCGCCACTAGATCTACCGCTGCTCctgtttctcaaatcagCGACGGCCAAATCCAAGCTACCACTGCTACTTCTAGCGCCGATGctatttctcaaatcagTGATGGTCAAATCCAAGCCACCACTTCTGCCCACACCACGGACGCCGCTTCTCAAGTGAGCGATGGCCAAGTTCAAGCTACTTCCACCACAAGTGGAGCTTCCCAAGTAAGTGATGGTCAAGTCCAAGCTACATCAGGTGCTTCAGCCGACAGCAGTAACCCAGTCAGAGCCGTCTCCTGTAAGACTGATGGTACTCTGGAGATGAACTTGAAAGCTGGTATTCTAACCGATAACAGGGGTAGAATTGGTTCCATCGTTTCCAACAGACAATTCCAGTTTGATGGTCCACCACCACAAGCCGGTGCCATCTACGCTGCCGGTTGGTCCATCACCCCAGAAGGTAACTTGGCTATCGGTGAGAATGACGTTTTCTATCAATGTCTATCAGGTAGCTTCTACAACTTGTACGATGAATCCCTGGGTGAACAATGTCATCCAGTCCATTTGGAAGTCATTGATTTGATCGACTGTTAAAGTTTACACAAAAGTTTTATCCCTTCAAATTAAAAGATTTGCATAGATCAATTTAGCATACTTACCATGAATTGATCGCATCCGTTcctttgcatttttttgatgttcGTTCCCCCATTCAATGGTTTAGCCGCCGAAAACATTTCGTTCGTGTAATTCATGTAgatttaccttttttttacattccttttcaaaattatatATGAAAACTATTAATACTAACTAATAAACGTGAATTCTTTATGTTataactgaaaaaaaaactttttatCTATTTGTATACAtttctatatatatactcAACGTGACAATGCGTCTTCACAAATTGGTAATTTGTATAATGAATGAATGAACttaaaaataatgataacCGGGTTCATGTTGATAAAGAAAGTGTTGTGATGCAGAAACCTGAGAACTAACAATCCACTAGGTTAATAACTTCCAAATGAATGGCACTACATTGTGCACCCAATGATTGGTCGTACAAGTTGTAGAAGTTACCTGATAGACATTGATAGAAAACGTCATTCTCACCGATAGCCAAGTTACCTTCTGGGGTGATGGACCAACCGGCAGCGTAGATGGCACCGGCTTGTGGTGGTGGACCATCAAACTGGAATTGTCTGTTGGAAACGATGGAACCAATTCTACCCCTACCATCGGTCAAGACACCATCCTTTAAGGAAATTTCCAAAGTACCGTCGTTTTTACAGGAGGAGGAATCTAGAGAAAGGGGCGCGGTCGGACAGACAGAATTAGATAGTGTTGTTTTGGAACTACTTGGTTCCAGAGTTGTTGTGGAGCCGGTTGGAGCTGTTGAAACAGTTGAGTGCTGAAGTTGACCGTCACTGATTTGACTAACGCCAGAGGTAGCGACTTGAGTTGTTTCAGTGGCAGCAGCAGTTTCGGATGCAGGCGTAGCAGAACTTGGAGCAGCAGTTTCACTTGCAGTTGTACTTGTCGCTTGAACTTGACCATCCCCGATTTGAGAAACAGCATCTCTCTTGGCTTTTTGACTACCAATAGTTTGAATAGCGATACCGAAAGAGGATGAATAACCAGTTGCACCGCATGAATAGGTAGCTGTTGGTGTTAAAGTCTCCCATGGACTACCTGGGGTGTAACCTTCAGCAGATGTAGTGGCAGCTAAGGTAGCGACTGACAATAAAGtgatgtttttgaattgcatctttttctgagatatgttgatttaaaaaaacttttgtgcaaaatcaattgaagTAGAGGTAAATACAACGAAGCGAGTGAGTGTATTAATTCCTTTGTTGATCTGAAGATGGTCTTTTCAATGACAAGCTTGTTTTATCTGTGATATAGATTTTAGTTGAGAAGAGCAAGTAATTGAATTGACATTATTCCAGGTATTATATATGTATTTCTACAGAGTTAAAGTGTTCGCAATAAGGTCTATTAAAAACGAAAACTAGTCTCGAACGAaagctcttcatttttttaccttCTATGTTTGGTTTCGTCTCATTGTTTGTTGACACTTTGACCGCGTCTTGAATATTTTCGCGTATTGGAAGCCTCTGCGGGTGGGAGAAAACTTTCCGTACGGACGCCAATTTGCCAAGGTAAGAACCCAAAACGGTTAATGATACGTCGTGAACTGTTTCAGATTCTACCGCTTGTAGATACACCTTGCAGTTAAATGACGCATTGAGCATTCTGGTGTAATTCAATAGTTACGAATTGCGGACTGTTGCTTCTAAAATGGGGCTATTGCACTTGACGACGCAAAAGCTGTTTTCCATGAACCGCTAAAAATGACCTTTACGCACTACCAACCCTTTCAGTGTAGTTCCATTGCCGGTTTGAGCACGGAAGATGGCAAGGTGGCCAGCCAGAGAAATACAAGCACGAACAGCTCAAGCTACTTGTATTTGTGGATATATTTACATATAAATGTACATCACAGGTAGTAGCGAGCGTATCAGATTAGAGGTCTATGTCCAGAAGACTGAAGTTAGAATGCTTTTCAACGTTTACGCCCGAAAGATATCTGATAGAAAGTTCAGATTTCGATCAATTAGAATAGGAGGAATCTGCATCGTAACTGTAAAAATGTGCTCCAGTAATACCACCAggtttcaaaacttttagcGCCCCTTGGAAGCTTCTGTTTAATTTAATTTTCCGATCAAACCATTCCGCCACGTATTCGCGATGTTGATTAAAATCAGGTTCAGATGAGGATATCGTCAtcgttttttcttcacccGGTTGGAAATTTCCAAGTGAAATTTTAAGGCCATTAATTGTCACTGTCAGGTCCTTGATTCTTTTATCGTGTAATGTAGAAACTAAATCATTCACAGCATTCTTGGCATTACTATCGTTGGAGCTTTCGAATCCGATGCTGGAAAACGATGGCATTTGCAGgaaatcaaatttgtaatgctttttgataatattaTAATACTTTGAGTTACGGTTTGGTGGTTCTCCGTTTCTTATTAGAAGGACCTGTTTCAGGTATCTGGATCGGTGGCTTTCCGCAAGCATGGTATCGGACGTAGTGACGAGATGGTGACATGTTTCTAGCATTTTGTCTAGTTCCCTCACTTCTGACTGAAATACTTTGTTGGAAGTTGCTTTCAAACCATCAAATATTTCGAGCCAGCAATCCCATGTCTTACCTATTGTGCCCGTAAACGTACCATATTCACCAATATTTCCTCTGCCATCTCTGCCTACAATTACTAACCCGAGtaaatcatcatcgttgAGACTATTCaggatttttttcatattatCAGCTAATGTTTTCTGCTCATTTACTCCATAGTTGCAAATACTTAAACATATTATTAGTTGGAGAGGTACATTCGATTTCTCACTTTCCCAAGGTTGCGATTTTTCAGTGAAGGAACAATTCTGTTTGAGGGTTTCGAGATGAAGATTTATGGCACTGTGAATCTCAACTGGGAGAATATGCCATGCAGTTAAAGTGATGTGTTCCAGATGTGGTAATTCAGTTCCTCCAGACATGTAGTACATCCATTTCTCCATAAGACTTTGCTTAGAATCAAATGAGCGACATGAAAGATAAACTTCAGGAAGCACTGTACTTTTAAGGTCAATGAGTAGTGTATCTCTGTCCAGTTTCAATACTTGACAAATTTGCTTCATGGGTATTTTACCAACTGTAGTCATCGTTTCATGATCGAAGAGTATAAGGATATCTTGGAACAAATATGCAATAATATTAGCAATCCATTGTTCACCATCAGTGGAATAATCGATTGCGTCAAATATTAAAAGAGATCCTACTTGATCACATATGTTGATCTTGTCCTTCAGGTATTCTTCCAGTTGAACTCCTAAACAAGTTGTCTCACCACGTTCAAGCTGCGCTTCATTCGCATTGAGCTGTACCATCGCTGGAGTATAATTCCCGCTTGTCTTCACGCGAATTGTAAAGGAGGACAAATCCTCATCGCTATTTTGGCATATTTCAACCAGAGGACCGCATTGGTCGCTTGGAAGTATACCATTTAGATCCATGGGCAATTGCTTCAAGCTTGGATTGCTCAAAGATCTTTGGTTCGTGCATTGCTCTTTATCTAGGAGACCTGAAA contains:
- the CIS3 gene encoding Cis3p (similar to Saccharomyces cerevisiae CIS3 (YJL158C); ancestral locus Anc_1.189), with product MQFKNITLLSVATLAATTSAEGYTPGSPWETLTPTATYSCGATGYSSSFGIAIQTIGSQKAKRDAVSQIGDGQVQATSTTASETAAPSSATPASETAAATETTQVATSGVSQISDGQLQHSTVSTAPTGSTTTLEPSSSKTTLSNSVCPTAPLSLDSSSCKNDGTLEISLKDGVLTDGRGRIGSIVSNRQFQFDGPPPQAGAIYAAGWSITPEGNLAIGENDVFYQCLSGNFYNLYDQSLGAQCSAIHLEVINLVDC
- the FAR1 gene encoding cyclin-dependent protein serine/threonine kinase inhibiting protein FAR1 (similar to Saccharomyces cerevisiae FAR1 (YJL157C); ancestral locus Anc_1.190); this encodes MSVKTPIQASYEKKVHTPPSIERHDSARPKLVKSFSGKLFRRQLELESNSCHTFDSTGLFVPAYSLSSGKKRTPKPLNLSHPITPPPSLRKTSTTSASTYSSSLNTNLFHSGLSQLESPIKLAPSVEIKNLEILSNSEATYSLNSGISPRHRGHPIVWTETANDPFLEEGSPTYLCDVSENISRVRTNGGHRRFISSTCALCDEKMSSIFCGEKVIEMTCSHACHYECYLTMLESLYFKKTYPCCTICHKLVKPVDEEILEEMISSLLTKRRFSDENYTIEPQNFFSRAHTTSAVGLFTPQDQLIKTSDVSCNGFRTPLYTPPLDRKLTHNRTDSDELDINFPDDWSQTFSGLLDKEQCTNQRSLSNPSLKQLPMDLNGILPSDQCGPLVEICQNSDEDLSSFTIRVKTSGNYTPAMVQLNANEAQLERGETTCLGVQLEEYLKDKINICDQVGSLLIFDAIDYSTDGEQWIANIIAYLFQDILILFDHETMTTVGKIPMKQICQVLKLDRDTLLIDLKSTVLPEVYLSCRSFDSKQSLMEKWMYYMSGGTELPHLEHITLTAWHILPVEIHSAINLHLETLKQNCSFTEKSQPWESEKSNVPLQLIICLSICNYGVNEQKTLADNMKKILNSLNDDDLLGLVIVGRDGRGNIGEYGTFTGTIGKTWDCWLEIFDGLKATSNKVFQSEVRELDKMLETCHHLVTTSDTMLAESHRSRYLKQVLLIRNGEPPNRNSKYYNIIKKHYKFDFLQMPSFSSIGFESSNDSNAKNAVNDLVSTLHDKRIKDLTVTINGLKISLGNFQPGEEKTMTISSSEPDFNQHREYVAEWFDRKIKLNRSFQGALKVLKPGGITGAHFYSYDADSSYSN